ctctctatcatgaagatcttggtgctactttgaagcacaagtctgaaaaaaggatagtaacattgcctcttctctcttttctctcattttttttattttgggcacATTGGCAACACGAGCAACAACACCAGGGGCTCGTCCACGTGTGTCGACCAACCGGGCGGCTGCGATAGGGAGGTGCCTCTCCATGTGTAGACACTACGGCCCCTGGTGTTCCTACTCGCGTGGCCGACATGGCATCGGTGCTCGTCCACGCGCGTCGACACAACAGACGTGATGTGGACCAGATCATGAACATGTCATCAAAGTTTGAGGTTCATGCTAACACAAATGTTAAACCATTAGAGCAGCCAAAGAAGAACATGGGCAAAACCATTATCTTAGTGGGGAAGTTTTCAGTGCCTATTTTGGGAGAAATGACACATAAGATTTCCAGCTGCAACTTCCCATCTAAACCTAATTAATTCTAGAAGGGTCTAGCACGTTTTAGAGGCTGGAAAAGATGGTCTTTTAAGTCAGCTTTTATTCAAAAAAATGGTGCATCATTTGAGGTCTTGAGTTAAAAGTTGTGCAAGTTTCCATGCAAGTTGTCCAGGAATTAATTACAGCGAGAGGCTCAACAAGTTTGCTCCTGCTACAGCTTGGGGCTCATGAATTTACCTTTCATTTTGAGTTGTTTTCACGCCTAACTAGTAGGTGCTTCTAGTATAAGTACTCCCCAGTTGTTCCATGTGAAGGGGGATGAGATTTCTGAGATTATGTTCGTAGACAGCCGGTGAGGTTGTGTTTGTGCTGTGAGCACTAGTATCGTTGAGTGTTATCTCGTGTGTGTGGATTGGAGGGCCTGTCCTCAATTCATATAGGATCCTTGTGGTTCTCTCTTGTGATTCTTCATAGGTTCACAAGTTTCATGGTTTGAATTGCATCCTTGTAAACCAAGCTAGTTATCCGTTGTAATATATTTGAGAGTTTTCCTCTTGCTCCTTGCCATTTGAGAGAGATAGTTGCTGCTCCTTGTGAGTTCTTTGGCACCGTGAAAGATCGTTCCCGAGACGTCCCGTATCAGAACGTCCACAACGACGAGATTCCCCTTCATGCACGGTCGTCGTGGCCCCTAGTGTTCCTGGTCGCGTGGCTGACGCGGCCCGACAGTGCTTCCCCACGCGCCGTGCGACACGAACTGGTGGCTGCAGGGTGCGCCGCCCTGTTCCCGGAACCACGACATCCTGGTCTCGTCGTCGGTAGCTGCACGATCCCGCGTGCGCCGTTCATGGTTGGGTTGGATGGAGATGGGAAGGGCGTGAGAGTAGTGGGGGGCTGTGGAATGGCGAGGAAGATGGATGGATAAGCTTCTATGAGATGGAATCGTTTGTGCGAGGCTCGCTCCCAACGGCAGGTGCACACGCTTGACGTGGCAGTTTTCAATGCTTCCAGATCCGCGTTTTTTCATCCGATGGACGGATAATATTACCCACAAAATATAAATCATGAGGAAGAAAATCATAATGAATAGAGAAAAAAGAACGTGCGTAAATTTGGACGAAGCCTCTTGCGCGACAAAAACTTTTGTAAGTactcctccgttcggaattacttgtcgcagaacatGGAATTTCAGCGACAAGTCAGTTCTGACGAAGAAAGTAAGTAGCACAGTGTATTCGCCCCATCCCAAATAATTTGTTTTAGTTTTGTCTAGATACATCGGTGGATGTGTCTAAACACGTTTTATTATCAGATAGATTTGTATCTAGACAAATGTCAGACAAATAATTCGAGACGGAAGTGGTAGTACAGAAATTGTGATACCACTGGAGAAAAAAGAAAGAGGCGGAAGAATCTAACTATATTTATGTGATGCACCGGTAAGGTTCCATACAGTTGAATAATTTGACCCGTTCGTAACTTGGACCACCGAAATTCCCCGTTCTGCCCTCACTGTGTCGACATCGCCTTCACACAGGAGAACCGTATTCCGAACGCCTCGTCCCCTGCTAGATTTCCTTCccgtaattatttcaggaaaggaaAATATAACGCCGTGCATCGGGTGCGCGCACCCAACAAAAACAGAGGGAGCAAAGACCCCGAGCGGAAAAGGAGCGAGGGCCTCTCTCTCCATCCCGACCTCTCGTGGCCGCCGCGAAGAAAAGGTAGCACCTCCGCCCCCGATCCCCTCCCGCCtttccccctcgccgcccctcccTCGATTCCGGCAGATCGGCGCCGGTAAGCCCGGGGTCCGACCCCGATCTGTCTCCGTCCCGGCCTTCGCGTAATTTTCCCCCAATTCCGTTGGCCGTGACTGGATTGATATTTTGTTTTGGTAGATCCGTGGCCTGGTGCCTGGCGGGGCCTCTCTTGTAGTATGGCCTGTGATGCGCGTAGATTTGTTGTGCGCCGGTGGCGATTCGTCCATCGGCCTGTCGATTGGATGTGTGCCTGCTCAATCCGTTGGATCGTCAGGCTCGATCTGTTGCATGATGTGATTCGTTAGGATCGTCTAGTTGCGGGCTGTCGAGGCGAGGTATTTTTGTTGTCCCTTTTATCGTGTGTGCAGTGATGCAGGCTAAACGGTCTTGCTAGGTCTCAATCGACTGAGATTTTCTCAAGGCTCCATCGATTCAGAAAAGTGCAACTCGTCACAACTTTTTTTCCTGTGCGTGGAGAGCGTCGTGTCTAGCGTAGCCAGTGATCTGTTGTATGTCCAGATGGATTTGTGAACCTGTGGGATTCATCTGGTGGGATATGCCTTGCCTGTTAATGTAGTTTGGCAGCCTGTTGTCTAAAGGTCGTTATCTGTTAATGCTAATTTGACAACCACattatttttttaattatttgtCCCAGGATGAGTTTTATGCTAGTTTGTTTAATTTTGCCAGCTTTGAAATAACTTGTTGTGTTGGTGTAATTGAACGAATATGTTAAGGTTACCACCCAATCATTACTTGATCGAAGCTTTATGTTCTAGGTTACTTTGGAGCAATATATACGTGTCAGTAGTGAAGTTACTTCAGTGTCAGGCTAAATACTTCGAGGCAATAAACCTGTATTGTTTTACCTTTTGTTTATTTTTATGCTGCCAACTTATTGCAGTATGTGGTGAACAAAAACATGTTTAAACTCTAGAGTTAATGACTTATTCTTCAGTCTAATAAACATGTAAATAAAATTCAAAGCAGGAGCTTATCATGGCTTCAAAACGTATCCTGAAGGAACTCAAGGACTTGCAGAAAGATCCTCCGACATCATGCAGTGCAGGTACGAGCCAGATCTATGATTCAGTTATGACTGTTAGCCACGTTGTCTGCATCTTAGCACTGATATGTGCTGTGGTCATGTGAGCTTTCAACTTTGTGTATCGTAATTCACCAGTAATTCACCTTCCATCTCTGGTGAAATTACAGGGCTATGTCCATCAAGGTTAGCCTTTAGCAGGCTATTTATTATGCACAATGTCTACAAATATCCTTGCTGTCAATTATTTCTGAGCGTGACCATAACTCCACTGGAACTATTTATGGCATCGACCCATTGATAAAATGTATTATTTCATTGAATGGATTTCATTTTGCTGAGTCACTTATCCAGGAAATTGGATTATAATACACAGTTTCATTCGCTGTTCTTGCCCAAAGAGAATGTATCAATATATCAGCTTCTGTCTTGTCAGTGTCCTTTTTGCGGTTGACTAGCTAAATTGATTTTTTTATTTAAGGTATCTAGTAGCATATAGTCTTCCTGTGCTTTAAAGTATATTTCAACTTAGTAAGTGATGAGCAGCCATCAACAACCACTACAATTGACCATCAGTTCTTCTATAATCAGGATTATGTCGTGCTGCTGCTTAGTGCTTACTATTCCCTTGCTTGCACAAATGATTGTGTTAATTTATTATAGGTTTCTATTTATTTAGGTCCTTCTGGCGAGGATATGTTCCATTGGCAGGCAACCATTATGGGTCCTCCTGATAGTCCCTATGCTGGAGGTGTTTTCTTAGTGAATATCCATTTCCCCCCGGACTACCCCTTCAAGCCTCCGAAGGTTAGTGCTGAACAATATTGAGCCAAACAAATTTCCTTGCATCTTTGTCATCTTTATTGAAAGATGGATCTTGTCAAACTGTCAGTATGTCTCCTCTCTTCATGTTCCATTGATGTTTCAGTGTTCGATCCTGTGATTTATGTTCATCCCTGCATTTTGATATTAAGGATCAACTGTATCTTGTTATGCCTCATTTGTTTGCAGAAATCGTTATTATATCACCTCTTAATTTTAAAAGAAAAATTCTGTTGCTGAATCTTATCTTTTTTTAACACCACATTCTATGATAGGTTCAACTTTGTGGGTCTACCTGTTGTTGTTTTTAATCTTCCCTTTTCGTCCTTTGTGTTCTCAAGTATCTCTTCTTTCAGGTATCGTTCAAGACAAAGGTCTTCCATCCGAACATCAATAGCAATGGAAGCATATGCCTCGACATTCTGAAGGAGCAATGGAGTCCTGCTTTGACAATCTCTAAGGTGCTCTCACAACAATTCAGTCCTTTACACCTTTTGCTGATATGCTGTATATACATAGTAAACGAATTATTTACATGCCCTAGCAGTCTagcactcttgatgagctacagttCTCTGCATTGCTTCATTACACCATTTATAATCTCAactatagtgatctaaacgctcttatatttctttatggagggagtaaaTGTTTGATGTGATTTGATGGACGCTACAAAAAGTTTTAAATGTTTTGCCATCTGGTTCTAGAACGTTGCTGCGTGCCTTGTCATGACCTTTTGGCCGGAGTCTTAATTGTTTGTCCAAATGCAGTCATTTGGTGTTGCCTCATGTTGATGCTATCATATTGTTAGCAGATATTAAGCTCAGTTACTTTTTTGGGGCTCAAAACATTGCAAACCATCCTAATAAAAACTGTACAGTTGGGATAAAAACATCTGACAGCCCTCTCCTTGAGGTCTAGTAATCTACAGTtaccatttatttattttttgaacagAATACAGTTACCATTTGGTGCATTGCATATGCAGAATGTAGCTGCACTACTAACTCCCAGTAATGTTATTTTCACCAGGTTCTGCTTTCAATCTGCTCACTGCTTACCGACCCTAACCCGGACGACCCTCTCGTCCCTGAGATTGCCCACATGTACAAGACGGATCGGTCCAAGTACGAGACGACAGCCCGCAGCTGGACGCAGAAGTATGCCATGGGATGATCCGAAGCCCATGCTCGTATCCACTGCTTGCATGCAGAAGATTGTGTTGCTGTCCCGAGAAACTATCTCTGGGCCATTATTTTCTTTGATTACTTGTCGGTCGCGTGTGTCTCCCTGATCCATGTAGGATCGCGTCGTAGTCAAAACATCAACGTATCATTGCCAAAGTCCATAATGAAATTGACATATGCTTCTCGTGATAACTATGCTAGTGTTGGTTCTCCCATTCGCTAAATGGTGCCCGTGGCTGGAAATGTTTGTTATGTGCCCACTTTGGGTGCTTTTGTCTCCTCTCTGGTCATGTTACTGCTCTATTGTTGGTTCCGAATTGGCTGTAGTGTGAACTTAGGCATCAGCAAAATACTAAGAAAGATCCTGATTCTGGGGCATACTTTTTATATAAGTtagcaaaaaaaaatcataaaacaaTAGTACCATTTGTGAATCGCATGAAAATGACGGGAAAGGTAAGGTCACAAAGTTATAGCTTCAAAACTTTTGTAGCACTCTTGGCCGAGGTCACaaagtttatactccctccgttccatttcAGCGTCAATTAATATGATAATGAGACGAAGGAAGTATTTTATTTTGTGAAAACCTGTGCAAGTTTTTAATCAATATCTATGCGCATGATctctactagcaaatatgcccgtgcgttgcaacgggagaaaagctATTAGATTATGCACGTGCGATAGATAGAAAAAAATTATGAACCAAATGCCAGGATGAGATAAGGACTTTTAGAATGTAATTTCATAAAGTATGTCTGGGTGATGTCATGACGAGATAAGAGACTTTTAAAAAGtcattttaaaaataaaaaatgtgatGGTCTCATCACGACTTGATTTTCTAACGCGTCATAACGAAAAAAATGTCGGTGATAAAACTGCATTGATGGACACTGCATGAGCTAGACCGATGAGTGAGTGCCTTGCCTTGACCTAGCATAGCGGTGTTTATAATAATTAATAATGTGGTATAAAAAATATAGCTGTGTATGAAGGCAAAATAGAAATTTAGTCATTTTTATATAGCTTACAAAAATTAACCCTTAgaaagttgtgtcaatttttgagggTTCAACGGTGTACAAGACACGGAAAACTTTTTTTTATCCAAATCGAGGGACCGAATACAATCATGAAGCGACCCCTACAGATCTCCTGCGACGGTTCATTATGTTCATTATTTATGGATctgttttaatttttgtgaacatattCCAAACTTTAATGGACATTTTTTAAATTCCCTAATATGTTTTAAATACTGGatatttttaaaaaatcatgaacattttttgtttcCTGAAAATTTATTTGAAACCGTGATAGTTTTTTataatatgtgaacaattttttgaaatcatgatcattttatgattttccgaatgttttttttaattcacaaacagtttataatttttcaagactttttctgaaatattttttTCCTGGAAATCACGAATAAATTTAAAGAAGAAAAAACTAAAACAGAAATAAGAACGTGAAaggcaaaaaatgaaataaaagcaGGGGCGTTGCAACCTGCAAATGGGCCGGCCTATGTGTGCGGGAGGAGTAGGCGCGTCATAACGAAAAAAATGTCGGTGATAAAACTGCATTGATGGACACTGCATGAGCTAGACCGATGAGTGAGTGCCTTGCCTTGACCTAGCGTAGCGGTGTTTATAATAATTAGTAATGTGGTATAAAAAATATAGCTGTGTATGAAGGCAAAATAGAAATTTAGTCATTTTTATATAGCTTACAAAAATTAACCCTTAgaaagttgtgtcaatttttgagggTTCAACGGTGTACAAGATATGGAAAACTTTTTTTTATCCAAATCGAGGGACTGAATACAATCATGAAGCGACCCCTACAGATCTCCTGCGATGGTTCATTATGTTCATTATTTATGGATctgttttaatttttgtgaacatattCCAAACTTTAATGGACATTTTTTAAATTCCCTAATATGTTTTGAATACTGGatatttttaaaaaatcatgaacattttttatttcctGAAAATTTATTTGAAACCGTGATAGTTTTTTataatatgtgaacaattttttgaaatcatgatcattttatgattttccgaatgtttttttaattcacaaacagtttataatttttcaagactttttttgaaatatttttttccTGGAAATCACGAATAAATTTAAAGAAGAAAAAACTAAAACA
The Triticum dicoccoides isolate Atlit2015 ecotype Zavitan chromosome 3A, WEW_v2.0, whole genome shotgun sequence genome window above contains:
- the LOC119269405 gene encoding ubiquitin-conjugating enzyme E2-17 kDa-like isoform X1 yields the protein MASVLVHARRHNRRDVDQIMNMSSKFEVHANTNVKPLEQPKKNMGKTIILVGKTWNFSDKSVLTKKELIMASKRILKELKDLQKDPPTSCSAGPSGEDMFHWQATIMGPPDSPYAGGVFLVNIHFPPDYPFKPPKVSFKTKVFHPNINSNGSICLDILKEQWSPALTISKVLLSICSLLTDPNPDDPLVPEIAHMYKTDRSKYETTARSWTQKYAMG
- the LOC119269405 gene encoding ubiquitin-conjugating enzyme E2-17 kDa-like isoform X2, producing the protein MASKRILKELKDLQKDPPTSCSAGPSGEDMFHWQATIMGPPDSPYAGGVFLVNIHFPPDYPFKPPKVSFKTKVFHPNINSNGSICLDILKEQWSPALTISKVLLSICSLLTDPNPDDPLVPEIAHMYKTDRSKYETTARSWTQKYAMG